A single window of Nicotiana sylvestris chromosome 3, ASM39365v2, whole genome shotgun sequence DNA harbors:
- the LOC104242107 gene encoding uncharacterized protein isoform X3 produces the protein MLTNEDIVLRRLQKTKEQRLAARNSRRRTRYAQMSAERKQSFLLQLQAKRAESKRRRLSHLSSNSPFSMEIDIQPHKQSALPIVDPSLASEEGHDSAATNIPIIVDEENNMNGRSSILEVRESKNNTSNIPTVTIPILGSGSASGAFGKVSTPAVTADRGASAVAVQPFVGTNTQQPNRMPHGELNSITKPERSLALRFKNSNLWKVFESMNEFAKLPQSPHFSPFAQYEEEKREEAALQQMIKTWRSMDLM, from the exons TTGCGTAGACTACAAAAGACTAAGGAACAGCGACTCGCTGCTAGAAATTCACGACGTCGCACTAGATATGCACAAATGTCAGCTGAGAGAAAGCAATCATTTTTGTTGCAACTGCAAGCTAAAAGAGCTGAATCAAAAAGGCGGCGACTTTCTCATCTTTCAAGTAATTCACCATTTTCGATGGAAATTGATATTCAACCTCACAAACAAAGTGCTCTTCCAATTGTTGATCCTTCATTAGCTTCTGAAGAAG GTCATGATTCTGCAGCTACAAATATACCAATTATTGTCGATGAAGAAAATAATATGAATGGTCGCAGCTCCATCCTTGAAGTCCGTGAGTCCAAAAATAATACTTCAAATATTCCAACTGTAACTATTCCAATATTAGGATCAGGATCAGCCTCAGGTGCATTTGGAAAAGTTTCAACTCCAGCAGTTACCGCAGATAGAG GAGCCTCTGCTGTGGCAGTCCAACCGTTTGTTGGGACCAATACTCAACAACCTAATAGAATGCCACATGGTGAACTTAATTCGATCACTAAGCCTGAGCGGAGTCTTGCACTGCGATTTAAGAACTCCAATCTTTGGAAAGTATTTGAATCTATGAATGAATTCGCCAAACTTCCACAAAGTCCACACTTTTCGCCCTTTGCACAGTATGAGGAGGAGAAACGAGAAGAAGCAGCTTTACAGCAGATGATAAA GACTTGGAGGAGTATGGATTTGATGTAA
- the LOC104242107 gene encoding DUF724 domain-containing protein 7-like isoform X1, translating into MLTNEDIVLRRLQKTKEQRLAARNSRRRTRYAQMSAERKQSFLLQLQAKRAESKRRRLSHLSSNSPFSMEIDIQPHKQSALPIVDPSLASEEGHDSAATNIPIIVDEENNMNGRSSILEVRESKNNTSNIPTVTIPILGSGSASGAFGKVSTPAVTADRGASAVAVQPFVGTNTQQPNRMPHGELNSITKPERSLALRFKNSNLWKVFESMNEFAKLPQSPHFSPFAQYEEEKREEAALQQMIKYVLIVEKIPELTIAELSHSTLINDMLASFKDLEEYGFDVMPIKRHLNDLLLENEKKAQLRGKLEEVEVRIRNHNLKKAKTENEIDKIGMKIKDLEKELMSTKDEYILAKNVKETKDRDIMVLRSERGVIYDDIRHLQVDNERIVASMKQT; encoded by the exons TTGCGTAGACTACAAAAGACTAAGGAACAGCGACTCGCTGCTAGAAATTCACGACGTCGCACTAGATATGCACAAATGTCAGCTGAGAGAAAGCAATCATTTTTGTTGCAACTGCAAGCTAAAAGAGCTGAATCAAAAAGGCGGCGACTTTCTCATCTTTCAAGTAATTCACCATTTTCGATGGAAATTGATATTCAACCTCACAAACAAAGTGCTCTTCCAATTGTTGATCCTTCATTAGCTTCTGAAGAAG GTCATGATTCTGCAGCTACAAATATACCAATTATTGTCGATGAAGAAAATAATATGAATGGTCGCAGCTCCATCCTTGAAGTCCGTGAGTCCAAAAATAATACTTCAAATATTCCAACTGTAACTATTCCAATATTAGGATCAGGATCAGCCTCAGGTGCATTTGGAAAAGTTTCAACTCCAGCAGTTACCGCAGATAGAG GAGCCTCTGCTGTGGCAGTCCAACCGTTTGTTGGGACCAATACTCAACAACCTAATAGAATGCCACATGGTGAACTTAATTCGATCACTAAGCCTGAGCGGAGTCTTGCACTGCGATTTAAGAACTCCAATCTTTGGAAAGTATTTGAATCTATGAATGAATTCGCCAAACTTCCACAAAGTCCACACTTTTCGCCCTTTGCACAGTATGAGGAGGAGAAACGAGAAGAAGCAGCTTTACAGCAGATGATAAAGTATGTTCTTATCGTTGAGAAGATTCCAGAGTTAACAATTGCTGAACTTAGTCATTCAACTCTCATTAATGACATGCTTGCATCTTTCAAGGACTTGGAGGAGTATGGATTTGATGTAATGCCTATTAAACGGCATCTGAATGATTTGCTGCTGGAGAACGAGAAGAAAGCTCAGCTTCGAGGCAAGTTGGAAGAAGTAGAGGTCAGAATCAGAAATCACAATCTTAAGAAAGCGAAAACTGAAAATGAGATTGACAAGATTGGTATGAAGATAAAAGATTTAGAGAAAGAACTTATGTCAACCAAGGACGAATACATTTTAGCCAAGAACGTGAAAGAGACAAAGGATCGCGATATCATGGTATTGAGATCTGAAAGGGGTGTCATTTATGATGATATTCGTCATCTCCAGGTAGATAACGAAAGGATAGTAGCTTCAATGAAGCAAACCTAG
- the LOC104242107 gene encoding DUF724 domain-containing protein 7-like isoform X2: protein MSAERKQSFLLQLQAKRAESKRRRLSHLSSNSPFSMEIDIQPHKQSALPIVDPSLASEEGHDSAATNIPIIVDEENNMNGRSSILEVRESKNNTSNIPTVTIPILGSGSASGAFGKVSTPAVTADRGASAVAVQPFVGTNTQQPNRMPHGELNSITKPERSLALRFKNSNLWKVFESMNEFAKLPQSPHFSPFAQYEEEKREEAALQQMIKYVLIVEKIPELTIAELSHSTLINDMLASFKDLEEYGFDVMPIKRHLNDLLLENEKKAQLRGKLEEVEVRIRNHNLKKAKTENEIDKIGMKIKDLEKELMSTKDEYILAKNVKETKDRDIMVLRSERGVIYDDIRHLQVDNERIVASMKQT, encoded by the exons ATGTCAGCTGAGAGAAAGCAATCATTTTTGTTGCAACTGCAAGCTAAAAGAGCTGAATCAAAAAGGCGGCGACTTTCTCATCTTTCAAGTAATTCACCATTTTCGATGGAAATTGATATTCAACCTCACAAACAAAGTGCTCTTCCAATTGTTGATCCTTCATTAGCTTCTGAAGAAG GTCATGATTCTGCAGCTACAAATATACCAATTATTGTCGATGAAGAAAATAATATGAATGGTCGCAGCTCCATCCTTGAAGTCCGTGAGTCCAAAAATAATACTTCAAATATTCCAACTGTAACTATTCCAATATTAGGATCAGGATCAGCCTCAGGTGCATTTGGAAAAGTTTCAACTCCAGCAGTTACCGCAGATAGAG GAGCCTCTGCTGTGGCAGTCCAACCGTTTGTTGGGACCAATACTCAACAACCTAATAGAATGCCACATGGTGAACTTAATTCGATCACTAAGCCTGAGCGGAGTCTTGCACTGCGATTTAAGAACTCCAATCTTTGGAAAGTATTTGAATCTATGAATGAATTCGCCAAACTTCCACAAAGTCCACACTTTTCGCCCTTTGCACAGTATGAGGAGGAGAAACGAGAAGAAGCAGCTTTACAGCAGATGATAAAGTATGTTCTTATCGTTGAGAAGATTCCAGAGTTAACAATTGCTGAACTTAGTCATTCAACTCTCATTAATGACATGCTTGCATCTTTCAAGGACTTGGAGGAGTATGGATTTGATGTAATGCCTATTAAACGGCATCTGAATGATTTGCTGCTGGAGAACGAGAAGAAAGCTCAGCTTCGAGGCAAGTTGGAAGAAGTAGAGGTCAGAATCAGAAATCACAATCTTAAGAAAGCGAAAACTGAAAATGAGATTGACAAGATTGGTATGAAGATAAAAGATTTAGAGAAAGAACTTATGTCAACCAAGGACGAATACATTTTAGCCAAGAACGTGAAAGAGACAAAGGATCGCGATATCATGGTATTGAGATCTGAAAGGGGTGTCATTTATGATGATATTCGTCATCTCCAGGTAGATAACGAAAGGATAGTAGCTTCAATGAAGCAAACCTAG
- the LOC104242106 gene encoding protein KINESIN LIGHT CHAIN-RELATED 3 — protein MPGVVMDEIHEEVEVKELKENGNSTPWKEKAVVNESPEGALTPQNPPNGGAEYAADGVVEPSIEELYENVCEMQSSDQSPSRPSYGSDGDESRIDSELRHLVGGEMREVEIIEEDEEVQKPESDESLCNSGSKKETSSDVKLDNSLSSSAKTPSSGQPKTPSQLELESETSAKSNPKGRKPSIEKKNENNSRKAVVGGISRSKKSSPASGSKLKNGTEDSSDSGLDNPDLGPFLLKQARDLISGGDNPHKALDLAHRAAKSFEKCANGKPSLDVVMCLHVTAAIYCNLGQYSDAIPLLEHSLEIPVVEEGQEHALAKFAGYMQLGDTYAMLGQLENSIISYTTGLEIQRQVLGDSDPRVGETCRYLAEAHVQALEFDQAEKLCQLALDIHKENGSPPSLEEAADRRLMGLICESKGDHEAALEHLVLASMAMVANGQEAEVASVDCSIGDTYLSLNRYDEAIFAYQKALTALKSSKGENHPAVASVFVRLADLYNRTGKLRDSKSYCENALRIYGKPIPGIAPEEIACGLTDVSAIYESMNELDQALKLLQRALKIYNNAPGQQNTIAGIEAQMGVIYYMLGKYSESYNSFKNAISKLRASGEKKSAFFGIALNQMGLACVQRYAINEAVELFEEARGILEQEYGPYHPETLGVYSNLAGTYDAVGRLDEAIEILEYIVGVREEKLGTANPDVDDEKKRLAELLKEAGRSRNRKARSLENLLDANHRPNTINNDGIKV, from the exons ATGCCCGGGGTTGTTATGGATGAAATTCATGAAGAAGTTGAGGTTAAAGAATTGAAGGAAAATGGAAATTCAACACCTTGGAAAGAGAAGGCAGTTGTGAATGAGTCCCCTGAGGGTGCTTTGACTCCTCAAAATCCTCCGAATGGGGGCGCGGAGTATGCAGCCGATGGGGTGGTTGAGCCCTCCATTGAGGAGCTCTATGAGAATGTGTGTGAGATGCAAAGCTCTGATCAATCTCCATCTAGACCTAGTTATGGATCAGATGGTGATGAATCCAGAATTGACTCAGAGCTTCGCCATCTTGTGGGCGGAGAAATGAGGGAAGTGGAGATAATTGAGGAGGATGAGGAAGTGCAAAAGCCAGAGAGTGATGAATCTCTCTGCAATTCTGGCTCTAAGAAGGAAACCTCTTCTGACGTGAAGTTGGATAATTCCCTATCATCGAGTGCAAAGACCCCTTCTTCAGGGCAACCCAAGACACCCTCCCAGTTGGAGTTGGAATCAGAAACTTCAGCAAAATCGAATCCAAAGGGGAGGAAACCTTccattgaaaagaaaaatgaaaataattctAGGAAGGCTGTTGTGGGAGGTATATCAAGGAGTAAGAAGAGTTCACCTGCTTCGGGGTCAAAATTGAAGAATGGAACTGAGGATTCATCTGATTCCGGTTTAGACAATCCTGACCTTGGCCCTTTCCTTCTTAAGCAAGCAAGAGATTTGATTTCTGGTGGGGATAATCCCCATAAGGCTCTTGACTTGGCTCATCGAGCGGCAAAGTCATTTGAGAAATGTGCCAATGGAAAGCCTAGTTTGGATGTGGTCATGTGTTTGCATGTGACTGCAGCAATATACTGCAATTTGGGCCAGTACAGTGATGCCATTCCACTGCTAGAGCACTCGTTGGAAATTCCGGTGGTTGAAGAAGGTCAAGAACATGCCCTTGCCAAATTTGCTGGTTACATGCAATTGGGTGATACTTATGCAATGTTGGGCCAACTTGAGAACTCAATTATTTCTTACACCACCGGTCTGGAAATACAAAGGCAAGTGTTGGGAGATAGTGACCCCAGAGTCGGTGAGACCTGTCGATATCTAGCTGAAGCTCATGTTCAGGCTTTGGAGTTTGATCAAGCTGAGAAGCTTTGTCAGTTGGCTCTTGACATACATAAAGAGAATGGTTCACCACCTTCCTTAGAGGAGGCAGCAGACAGGAGGCTGATGGGACTAATTTGTGAGTCAAAAGGAGACCATGAGGCTGCTCTCGAGCATCTTGTTTTGGCCAGTATGGCGATGGTGGCCAATGGGCAAGAAGCGGAAGTGGCATCTGTTGATTGTAGCATTGGAGACACATATTTGTCTCTGAACAGGTATGATGAAGCCATTTTTGCTTACCAAAAGGCACTCACAGCTCTCAAGTCTAGCAAAGGAGAAAACCATCCTGCTGTTGCTTCCGTTTTTGTCCGTTTGGCCGACTTGTACAACAGGACGGGAAAGCTAAGGGACTCAAAGTCATACTGTGAGAATGCCCTCAGGATATATGGGAAGCCCATACCTGGGATTGCTCCAGAGGAGATTGCTTGTGGTCTTACAGATGTTTCTGCCATTTATGAGTCGATGAATGAGCTTGATCAGGCGCTCAAGTTGCTACAGAGAGCACTAAAGATTTATAACAATGCCCCTGGGCAGCAGAATACCATAGCGGGAATTGAAGCCCAAATGGGGGTAATCTATTATATGTTAGGAAAATATTCTGAATCTTATAACTCCTTTAAAAATGCAATTTCAAAGCTCAGAGCAAGTGGAGAGAAGAAATCAGCCTTCTTCGGAATTGCCCTTAACCAAATGGGGCTTGCTTGTGTACAGCGTTATGCGATAAATGAGGCAGTCGAGTTGTTTGAAGAAGCAAGGGGCATTTTGGAGCAAGAATATGGGCCCTATCACCCCGAAACATTGGGAGTGTATAGCAACCTTGCTGGCACTTATGATGCTGTTGGCAG GTTGGATGAAGCTATCGAAATACTGGAATACATTGTTGGGGTGAGAGAGGAAAAGCTAGGGACGGCAAATCCAGACGTCGATGATGAAAAGAAGAGGTTAGCTGAGCTACTGAAGGAGGCTGGCAGGTCTCGAAATAGAAAAGCCAGATCACTGGAGAATCTACTCGATGCTAATCACCGCCCTAATACTATAAATAATGATGGCATTAAAGTATGA